The genomic window GAGATCCTTtggtagctcttcgcagtctgcctgggacttaactagcttgagtagttttgtagCCTCTGCGAGCTTAGTGTGCtgaccagccctgctcccaggacagatccctggggatcccactagttacctctctctGCTGTAAAAAACTGACCAGGAAAGGAGACAAGGGGCCCCGGGGGAGCGGTTGGCTGGATCAGGAAGGAGGACAAGGGGCCTTGGTGGCAGTCAGCAAGGGGGGCAAGAGGCTCAGGAAGGAGGATAAGGGGCcctgtgggggcaggaagggggcacaCAGGCACgtagcacccagacccccactcaCCTCCCGCTCCACCTCGACCCTGGCCTCGTGTTCGGCAGCGTGGGTGCCGATGAGGGGCTCGGTGACCATGGGCTCGCCGCCCTCTCCCACGTGGTTGGCGCTGTGGTGATGCaccagcagggagcccaggctgccaGCTGAGATGTTGCGGGGGAAGAAATCCTTCTCGTCGCTCGGGTGGCTACAGGACGAAGCCAGGGGAAGGGTTTGCCGCCTGCATGCGCCAgggactccaggccccagcaggccaTTCTCCGCGCGGCCAGCGCGCAGCACACTGGGACTCAGGGTCTCCCTGGAGCACCCGCTAGCACAGACCTcactctctcccactccccctcccatctccctgagcccccctccaAGCCGCTGGGACAAGGCCCTGCTGGGCCCCAGATGTCTGCAGCCTGCTCTCAGAGCAGGTGTGGGTGTGGCTGTGCTCACGGACCCCACGGCTATCAAAGGGCCTGCACCCACCATCCACGCACAGCCTGGGTCTTTGCCCCAAGTGATGCCCAGAGGATAACGGGCACTCATCAGCGGGACAGTCGGGCAGCCCTGGCACCTGGCTCGAGGCCCCAGGGGGTTGGGTGTGTGCACAAAGCTCCATCCCCCAGAGACCATGCTGGGCCCCGGCAGAGAGCGAGCAGCCGCATACAGCCAGCCTGGGGCAGCTCCCTCTCCAGGCTCTGGGGCGCGTGGGCAGCTCACCTGTGCTTTAGCAGCAGCGCCCGCAGCACGTTGGCACGGTCCTCGGCCCGGATCTGGTCCGAGATGATCATCTGTTCTACCACCTGGTGTGCCACCCCTGGCAGCGTCTTCTGGTCCAGGTCCAGCAGCACGGCCCCTGGGGACAAAGCCGAGGGCTGAGTGGCTGCCCCACTCCATCCATCCCCCTGAGGACGTCCCTGACCCTGGCTGCGCCtgctgcagcctcctgccccatGACTGCTCCCTCCCACCTACCATGGGAGAGGGTCTTGCGCAGCTCCAGCAGGCTGCGGAAGCTCAGGGAGGCCACATGGGGCTTCCCCCAGCGATCGGTCTCCTCCTCCACATCCTCCTCAAACTTGATCCAGCGCGCCGTCTCCTTCCACTGCAGCTCCTGGTTCTTGTCCACCACCAGCTCGTTCAGCTCCACGAAGACCtgccggggcaggggcaggggcagaggcaggggccgCGGggttcagggggtggggctggggtcccCTTAGAGGGCTGCCAGACCCTGTGCCCCTGGTGCCCGTTCCCTAGCTCCTGCCCCCAATGTACTCCAGCCCCGCCATGGACCCCAGCCCCCAtggtgcccagccccctgcccttaCCCACTTTGCCCAGGCTGTGGGTCTTGCCCAGGCCACTGGTCTGGTTGCTGACGGTCCATTTCTGGAAGAGCTGCTTGAACATGGCCGACTCGGCCCCGTCGTTCTCGGTCTGCACGCGGGTGCTGGGCGAGTAGTTCTTGGCTTTGATGAAGCCCTGCAAGAGACAGAGCCCGGTGGGCTGGGGGGGAGTAGAGAGGGGGCCCCTCATCCAGCCGGCGACATCGCTGCCAGGCCAGCGCTGCACTGGGCGATTGGAAAGGCTGGGGCCCTGCAGGGAGAGTGGCGCCTCGCCCTGGTGGGGGGCAGCCTTTTAATAGCTCCCCCCAAATGCTCCTGGGTCTCCACCTGGATATCCGTGCCGGCAGGTACAAagcagtgtgtgtgcgtgtgcatatgggtgtgtgagggggtctGTGTATGCAATGCCCATGGTGTGCCAgggaatctgtgtgtgtgtgtgtgtgtgcacatgagtGTGNNNNNNNNNNNNNNNNNNNNNNNNNNNNNNNNNNNNNNNNNNNNNNNNNNNNNNNNNNNNNNNNNNNNNNNNNNNNNNNNNNNNNNNNNNNNNNNNNNNNNNNNNNNNNNNNNNNNNNNNNNNNNNNNNNNNNNNNNNNNNNNNNNNNNNNNNNNNNNNNNNNNNNNNNNNNNNNNNNNNNNNNNNNNNNNNNNNNNNNNNNNNNNNNNNNNNNNNNNNNNNNNNNNNNNNNNNNNNNNNNNNNNNNNNNNNNNNNNNNNNNNNNNNNNNNNNNNNNNNNNNNNNNNNNNNNNNNNNNNNNNNNNNNNNNNNNNNNNNNNNNNNNNNNNNNNNNNNNNNNNNNNNNNNNNNNNNNNNNNNNNNNNNNNNNNNNNNNNNNNNNNNNNNNNNNNNNNNNNNNNNNNNNNNNNNNNNNNNNNNNNNNNNNNNNNNNNNNNNNNNNNNNNNNNNNNNNNNNNNNNNNNNNNNNNNNNNNNNNNNNNNNNNNNNNNNNNNNNNNNNNNNNNNNNNNNNNNNNNNNNNNNNNNNNNNNNNNNNNNNNNNNNNNNNNNNNNNNNNNNNNNNNNNNNNNNNNNNNNNNNNNNNNNNNNNNNNNNNNNNNNNNNNNNNNNNNNNNNNNNNNNNNNNNNNNNNNNNNNNNNNNNNNNNNNNNNNNNNNNNNNNNNNNNNNNNNNNNNNNNNNNNNNNNNNNNNNNNNNNNNNNNNNNNNNNNNNNNNNNNNNNNNNNNNNNNNNNNNNNNNNNNNNNNNNNNNNNNNNNNNNNNNNNNNNNNNNNNNNNNNNNNNNNNNNNNNNNNNNNNNNNNNNNNNNNNNNNNNNNNNNNNNNNNNNNNNNNNNNNNNNNNNNNNNNNNNNNNNNNNNNNNNNNNNNNNNNNNNNNNNNNNNNNNNNNNNNNNNNNNNNNNNNNNNNNNNNNNNNNNNNNNNNNNNNNNNNNNNNNNNNNNNNNNNNNNNNNNNNNNNNNNNNNNNNNNCCCCATCCCCTGACCCTCATACCTCATATAGccctccatcccatcccctgccccccacgcCCTGtagcccccatcccctgccccacggcCCCACCTCAGTCACCTCGTGCGGCTGCCGGTTGTGTTTCCTGAGCCGGGCGCTCGGCTCCGTGTGGTCTTTGCTGACGTGCACGACTTGGCCCTTGGCGCTCTTGCGGACCAGGTGCCGTCGGACCCCAGGCACGTCCTCGAACCTGTGGCCTGCAGGGAGACGGGCAGCGGCCCTGAGCCTGGCAtgggggaagctggaggcatTTCTCAGCCGCAGCTTCTCCTCCTGCTGGAGCAGGCGAGGGAGCCGCTGGTCGCTGCCCACCGGTAGGAGGGGCAGGTGGGATCACACACTGGCCCCCGCTGtctggctggccccaggcccaCCTCCTGCAGGGGAAGCGCGTCTGAGCTGCCCAGCGGCTGCCCCAGGCCGCGGTGCTGAGGGAGCCTGTCTGGGGCTGTGCTGCTTAAGAATGATGGGGGACCTCTGTACAGGGGGGGAGCGAGTTTCCCTGGCCCAGCACAGGGGATCCACCAGGGAGGCTCACTCAGAGTGGGGGTGCATCAGGCTGTGGGACCCCCCATGGAGCCTGCTGGCCCCTTCACTCTGGGTCCCCAGGGTACGCATGACATGCAGCCTGTGGGTGGCCCCCCCGGCCTGGCTTGGTGAGGAGCTCCACTGATTGAATTCCCATCACGCTAACATGCCCGTCCCACACCAGCTCCCCTCTGTGCCAGGGGCTGAACACACCCAGCCCAGAGATAGTGTGACGGAGCAGAGAGCCGGGCGGATCTGACCTGGGAATGTCGCAGGGGGGTAAcattggggatgggggacttCCCTGGAAGGAAGCTCCCTGAACTGTAACCTGAGCcacaggggggttgggagaagtgacaccttctgcccagggagactgaacaaaggggaggaggagctgggggaggggggagagagctgctggaggaggttttgttttcagtcttgggctggggggtgcaacgcagggaaccccaggctggagtctaagctccctgaaccccccagaaggacttgattgaggggtcctggttgtacctacaagctctgcttgggactgtgttcctgtcatctaataaaacttctgttttactggctggctggccTGACTCCCACACACTCCctgacagacagtccctgcccatcCGCACTGACCAGCTCAGGGTCGTGCCCCCGGTCCtcgccccctcctccctggccaGGACCAGGGGCACTCACTTTTCATGTAGTCCAGGTCAGCCGAGGCCAGCGTCTGGGCCTCTGATTCATCCGTGGGCA from Chelonoidis abingdonii isolate Lonesome George unplaced genomic scaffold, CheloAbing_2.0 scaffold0607, whole genome shotgun sequence includes these protein-coding regions:
- the LOC116831972 gene encoding anion exchange protein 2-like, whose translation is MRTSQFVTQGLAPAWCPCPHLLFLPDHRQSSHHIHHPLSTHLPPDARRKKGGQKGKKKRRRASVPGETPTIEEAEEDEDETCDTEPERLAEELPGGIQFFLQEDEAAERCPEDPTTPTSLPSSPMELGGAAATDPKEAGPRAEEECGPDGPSADEPSCPGRPIPKSQPGHRSYNLNERRRIGSMTGVEQAQYQKVPTDESEAQTLASADLDYMKSHRFEDVPGVRRHLVRKSAKGQVVHVSKDHTEPSARLRKHNRQPHEVFVELNELVVDKNQELQWKETARWIKFEEDVEEETDRWGKPHVASLSFRSLLELRKTLSHGAVLLDLDQKTLPGVAHQVVEQMIISDQIRAEDRANVLRALLLKHSHPSDEKDFFPRNISAGSLGSLLVHHHSANHVGEGGEPMVTEPLIGTHAAEHEARVEVEREVSGGLGATCLCAPFLPPQGPLSSFLSLLPPLLTATKAPCPPS